Proteins co-encoded in one Rhodohalobacter mucosus genomic window:
- the rsfS gene encoding ribosome silencing factor, with the protein MTKTTKKAKSRFSSSSPHISVDTKKLIDAITDGLLEKKARDIVLLDVRELTTLTDYFVVCHGTSETQIRALANSVMEKVKETLGENVWKQEGLDARRWIILDYVNVVVHIFSEEKRNYYGIERMWNDAKVTEIEDKDPAD; encoded by the coding sequence ATGACCAAAACTACCAAGAAGGCCAAAAGCCGGTTTTCGTCCTCATCACCACATATTTCAGTGGATACAAAGAAACTGATCGATGCCATTACCGATGGTTTGCTTGAAAAAAAAGCGCGCGATATCGTATTGCTTGATGTACGCGAGCTCACAACGCTCACCGACTATTTTGTTGTTTGCCACGGAACCTCAGAAACTCAAATCAGGGCTTTGGCAAACAGCGTCATGGAAAAGGTAAAAGAGACCCTTGGAGAGAACGTCTGGAAACAGGAAGGGCTTGACGCCCGGCGCTGGATCATTCTGGATTATGTAAACGTAGTTGTACACATTTTCAGTGAAGAGAAACGAAATTACTACGGTATTGAGCGGATGTGGAATGATG
- a CDS encoding LytR C-terminal domain-containing protein, with the protein MAPTQLNESQKNNLLNSAIGFLGVLLLILLAALASRFVFPRIANERVSEDPTLISSVIQMQVLNGAGVPGLATRYTGSLRQYGFDVVETGNFDHFDVEKTLVISRNGQMENAQRVARAIGVSEQYILREESPDFYLDITLVIGADYDSLNL; encoded by the coding sequence ATGGCTCCTACCCAGCTGAACGAAAGCCAAAAAAATAATCTGCTTAATTCCGCTATCGGATTCCTCGGAGTGCTGTTGCTGATTCTGCTCGCAGCCCTTGCAAGCCGATTTGTTTTTCCCCGCATTGCAAACGAGAGAGTATCCGAAGACCCAACCCTGATCAGCTCTGTGATACAGATGCAGGTGCTCAATGGCGCGGGTGTTCCGGGACTTGCCACGCGGTATACAGGTTCGCTCAGGCAGTATGGCTTTGACGTTGTTGAAACAGGTAACTTTGATCACTTCGATGTTGAGAAGACTCTTGTAATCTCACGAAATGGTCAGATGGAGAACGCACAGCGTGTAGCCCGCGCAATCGGCGTTTCAGAACAGTATATTCTAAGGGAAGAGTCGCCAGACTTTTATCTCGATATAACGCTTGTAATCGGTGCCGATTACGATTCGCTAAACCTCTAA